AGGGCAGGGAGATTTTACGAAATATATTGTTATCCTGTTTTTAATGAGGAAGGAAAGGTATCAAGATTAGTTATTTTTGCCCGCGACATCACCGACCGTAAAGAAGCAGAAGATATGGTAAGAGAGAGCGAAGAAAAATACTGTAACCTCTTTGAAAATTCTGTTATGGGAATTTTCCGAACCACTCCAGATGGTCATTACTTGAGTGCCAATCCTGCCGGAGCTAAGATGTACGGTTATAAATCGCAAGAAGAAATGATACAATCCGTCACAGATATGGCTCATCAGATATATGTTCACCCCGAAGACCGGAAACGGTTTAAAGAACTGATAGAAAGTAGTGGATTTGTTGAAGGCTTCGAAGCAGAGCATTACACCAAAGACGGAAGCAAAATATGGGCCTTCATGAATGCACGTATTGTCCGTGATATGTCAGGCACCATATTTTACTATGAAACCACTTCTCAGAATATCACCAATCGCAAGCGGGCCGAGGTAGCACTCAAGGAGAGTGAACAAAAATACCGCTCCATCTTTAAGAACTCTGTGGAAGGCATCTTCCAGACCACCCCTGAAGGAAAATTTCTCAGTGTAAACCCTGCACTTGCGAGAATGATTGGGTATGATTCACCCGAAGAATTAATAAAGGGAATTACCGATCTGGCGAAAAAGGGATATGTAAACCCTGAAGACAGGGTAATGTATAAAAAGATTATTGAAAAACAGGGTATCATTCAAGGATTTGAGATACAACACTACAGGAAAGACGGAAGTATATTCTGGGTTTCAATCAATTCCCGTGCGGTGAAGGATGCCACTGGAAAAGTCCTCTACTACGAAGGCGCCGTTGAAGACATCACCTCACGTAAACAAGCCGAAGAAGAACTCAAACAAACCCTTGAGAAACTGAGAAAGACCTTAGCAGGCACCATCCAGGCTATGTCACTGACCGTAGAGACACGAGACCCCTATACCTCGGGTCACCAGAAGAGGGTATCTAATCTTGCCCGGGTAATCGCCCAGGAGATGGCCTTACCAAAGGATGAAGTTGACAATGTCCGTATCAGGCATCATCCACGACATCGGGAAGATGTCAGTACCGGCTGAGATCTTAAGTAAGCCAACGAAACTATCGAATATGGAATTTGGTCTCATCAAGGTCCATCCTCAAACAGGGTATGACATATTAAAAGAGGTTGAGTTACCCTATCCCATAGCTGAGACAGTCCTCCAACACCATGAGCGATTAGATGGCTCAGGATATCCTCAAGGGTTAAAAGGCGAGAATATTATCCTTGAGGCTCGTATACTCGCTGTTGCTGATGTAGTGGAAGCCATGGCCTCCTACAGGCCCTATCGACCAGCTCTCGGGATAGATGCAGCACTGGAGGAAATAGAAAAGAACAAAGGCATCTTATATGATGCTGAGGTAGTTGAGGTATGCCTGAAGCTGTTCAGGGAGAAAGGGTTCAGGTTTTGAACAAAATATATGATCCTGATGAGCCTATTTGTCTTACCTGATTTTACTTCTCAATCGTCTGCTTCTCATTTGGTATTGGCAGGTATTGATTTAACCACAGTATCAAAGTTATTAGGACACAAAACTCCCCATGACATTGAGATATGTTCATCGCTCACCAAATCACATAGCTAAAGCAGTATATATTCTGGATAATATCCTAAACAATAAAATCAACTGAACGAAAACTATACGTGAGGGTAGGGGATGTCTATAAATCAATAGCCGACGCGGGGATTCGAACCCTGGACCTGCTCATTACGAGTGTTTCCTATGGGGTATGGTAACATTCCCCGATTCTTACCCTTTAGCACCTTATTCTTACCACTTAAGACAAGTTTCAGGCATGGGGTTTCCCTATTTTAAGGGCTACATTCCCCATGCCTACTATACAAAAACTATACAATTTTGAGCAAAGTGAGGTTATTTATGGTGATAAATCTGAGGACCTTGAAAAAAGATAACGAGATTCGAGAAAGCATAACTAAGGATATAACCGACCCCCAGGCCGTTGCAAGGGTTTTAACGGCCATCTTGAAAACAGAGGATAAGATTGATCAGAAGAAAGAGCACTTCTGGTGCATAGGGCTAAACACAAGAAATATCATTGAATATCTGGAGTTAGTTTCCCTTGGAACTTTAAGCGCTTCTCTTGTACATCCCCGGGAGGTTTTCCGGCGCGCCATTTCATATGGTGTTAGTAGTATAATTTTGGGACACAATCATCCCTCAGGCACTACGGATCCTTCAGAGGAGGATATTAAAGTTACAAGGAAATTAGTTGAGGTTGGTAAAATAGTAAGCATCGAGGTTTTGGACCATGTGATTGTATCGCAAAAGAGTTTTAATAGCTTAAAGGCGAGAGGGTTGATATAACCCGAGCAGGATCTCATCGGGTAATTAAAAGAAAGCTGACCTGGAAGGGATATAAAAAGATGAGGGGCGGTCCAGG
This Pseudomonadota bacterium DNA region includes the following protein-coding sequences:
- a CDS encoding PAS domain S-box protein — translated: RAGRFYEIYCYPVFNEEGKVSRLVIFARDITDRKEAEDMVRESEEKYCNLFENSVMGIFRTTPDGHYLSANPAGAKMYGYKSQEEMIQSVTDMAHQIYVHPEDRKRFKELIESSGFVEGFEAEHYTKDGSKIWAFMNARIVRDMSGTIFYYETTSQNITNRKRAEVALKESEQKYRSIFKNSVEGIFQTTPEGKFLSVNPALARMIGYDSPEELIKGITDLAKKGYVNPEDRVMYKKIIEKQGIIQGFEIQHYRKDGSIFWVSINSRAVKDATGKVLYYEGAVEDITSRKQAEEELKQTLEKLRKTLAGTIQAMSLTVETRDPYTSGHQKRVSNLARVIAQEMALPKDEVDNVRIRHHPRHREDVSTG
- a CDS encoding HD domain-containing protein — translated: MSVSGIIHDIGKMSVPAEILSKPTKLSNMEFGLIKVHPQTGYDILKEVELPYPIAETVLQHHERLDGSGYPQGLKGENIILEARILAVADVVEAMASYRPYRPALGIDAALEEIEKNKGILYDAEVVEVCLKLFREKGFRF